The Atlantibacter hermannii genomic interval TTTACGGCAATGCAGGGGTCGCCATCGCCACGGGCGTACTCACCTTCGTCGTGCTGGTGTTCGCCGAAGTCCTGCCGAAAACCATCGCCGCCCTGTATCCCGAAAAAGTGGCGTTTCCCAGCAGCGTCCTGCTCGGCCCGTTGCAGATTGTCATGCTTCCGCTGGTCTGGTTACTGAATAGCGTCACTCGCATTCTGATGCGAATGGTGGGAATAAAAGTCGATAACGTCGTGAGCGCCGCACTCAGCAAAGATGAGCTGCGCACCATCGTTAATGAATCCCGCTCGCAAATTTCGCGACGCCATCAGGACATGCTGCTGTCGGTGCTGGATCTCGAAAAGGTCAGCGTCAACGATATCATGGTGCCCCGTAATGAAATCGTCGGTATCGATATCAACGACGACTGGAAAGCCATTGTGCGCCAGCTTACGCATTCGCCCCATGGCCGTATTGTGTTGTACCGGGACTCACTGGACGATGCCATCAGCATGTTGCGGGTGCGCGAAGCGTACCGGTTAATGACGGAAAAGCAGGAGTTCACCAAAGAAATGCTGCTGCGCGCGTCAGACGAAATTTATTACGTGCCCGAAGGCACGCCGCTCAGCACCCAACTGGTGAAATTCCAGCGCAATAAAAAGAAAGTCGGTCTGGTCGTGGATGAATACGGTGATATTCAGGGGCTGGTTACCGTCGAAGATATCCTGGAAGAGATTGTCGGCGACTTCACCACCTCCATGTCGCCCACCCTGGCGGAAGAGGTTATGCCGCAAAACGACGGCTCGGTCATTATTGAAGGCGGCGCGAATATCCGGGAAATCAACAAAGCGTTTAACTGGCGTCTGCCGGAAGAGGAAGCACGCACGGTCAACGGTATGCTGCTGGAAGCGCTGGAAGAGATCCCCGCAAACGGCACCCGGGTGCGTATCGGCCAGTACGATATTGATATTCTCGACGTACAGGACAATATGATCCGCCAGGTGCGGGTCGTTCCGATTAAGCCCTTGCGCCAGAGCGTGGAGGAATAAAAAAACCCGCCGAACGGCGGGTTTTTTACAGCGGGTTACGCTTTGGCTTTCGCCACGCTCACCATCGCGGCGCGAATGGTGCGGCCGTTCAGGGTGTAACCCTTTTGCATCACCATCAGCACATTACCCGGCGCAACGTCTTCAGATTCCACCATCGCGATGGCCTGATGGACGTTCGGATCCAGCGGAACGTTAGTATCGGCGACGACTTCAACGCCAAACTTACGTACCACATCAAGCATAGATTTCAGGGTCAGCTCGATGCCCTCCACCATCGCGGTCATTTCCGGATTGGCTTTGTCCGCCACTTCCAGCGCGCGATCGAGGCTGTCGATAACCGGCAGCAGTTCGTTCACGAACTTCTCAAGCGCGAACTTATGCGCTTTTTCCACATCCTGTTCGGTGCGGCGACGCATATTATCGACTTCGGCTTTTGAGCGTAACACCGCGTCACGCTCGCGCTGTTGAACTTCGGCTAACTGGGCCTGCAGGTTAGCAATCTGTTCATCGCGCGGATCCACCTGTTCAGTCGTTTCAGCGGTTTCAACCTCTGCCGCCTCCTGCTGTTCCATGATGACCTCATCCGGGGCTTGCCCGTCAGGCGTTTTCTGTTCTTTACTACTCATGAAATTCTCCGCGTTTCTTAGCATTCATCTCGCTGGTTCGCTTATTATGGGGATCAGTTTACGGGTTTCAAGGGAACCGGGCAGATTGTCGCTGGCTAAATCACAAAGGATCACCAGAAAATGAATAAACATTTCAATTGCATTGGTATTGTTGGGCATCCCCGTCACCCAACCGCGCTCACCACGCATGAAATGCTCTGGCGATGGCTTAGTGAAAAAGGTTACGAAGTCATTATTGAGCAACAAATCGCGCATGAGCTCAAGCTGAAAGGCGTTAAAACCGGCACTCTGGCGGAAATAGGCCAGCAGGCAGATCTGGCGGTCGTTGTCGGCGGGGACGGCAACATGCTTGGCGCGGCGCGGGTTCTGGCGCGCTATGACATCAAAGTCATCGGCATTAACCGCGGCAATCTCGGCTTTCTCACCGACCTTGATCCCGATAACGCTCAGCAGCAGCTGGCGGACGTGCTCGAAGGCCATTACATTGCCGAAAAACGTTTTTTACTGGAAACTCAGGTGTGCCAGCAGGATTGCCAGAAGCGCATCAGCACAGCCATTAATGAAGTGGTGCTGCATCCCGGTAAAGTGGCGCACATGATTGAGTTCGAAGTTTATATCGACGAAAAATTCGCGTTCTCTCAGCGCTCAGACGGTCTGATCATCTCTACGCCGACCGGCTCTACCGCCTACTCTCTTTCCGCAGGCGGGCCGATTTTGACCCCTTCGCTGGACGCTATCACTCTGGTGCCGATGTTCCCGCACACGCTTTCCGCCCGTCCTCTGGTGATCAACAGCAGCAGCACGATTCGTCTGCGCTTCTCCCATATCAGCAGCGACCTGGAAATCAGCTGCGACAGCCAAATCGCGCTGCCCATTCAGGAAGGCGAAGACGTTTTCATTCGTCGCTGTGATTACCATCTCAATCTTATTCATCCCAAAGATTACAGCTATTTCAATACATTGAGCTCCAAGCTGGGATGGTCAAAAAAATTATTCTGAAACCGCAACCGCCACTTTACTGTATAAGAAACCAGTATATACTGTATGCATAAACAGCAATGTTCTTATATACAGGAAAGCGGCTATGCTGGCACAACTGACCATCAGCAACTTCGCTATTGTTCGTGAGCTTGAAATCGACTTTCACAACGGGATGACCGCCATCACCGGCGAAACCGGCGCAGGTAAATCTATCGCGATTGACGCCCTTGGGCTGTGCCTTGGCGGCCGTGCAGAAGCAGATATGGTGCGCGCTGGGGCCAGCCGTGCCGATCTGTGCGCCCGTTTTTCCCTTAAAGACACACCCGCTGCGCAACGTTGGCTGGAAGAAAACCAACTGGAAGAGGGAAGCGAGTGCCTGCTTCGCCGCGTCATCAGCAGCGATGGCCGCTCGCGGGGTTTTATCAACGGCACTGCCGTCCCGCTGTCGCAGTTGCGTGAACTGGGCCAGGTACTGATTCAAATTCATGGTCAGCATGCGCATCAGCTGCTTCTCAAGCCTGAACATCAACGTACCCTGCTGGATGGTTATGCCGGTGAGTACGCACTTACTCAGCAAATGGCTCAGCACTACCGCCAATGGCACCAGAGCTGCCGCGATCTGGCCGCGCATCAGCAGCAAAGCCAGGAGCGTACGGCCCGTGCTGAACTGCTGCAATACCAGTTAAAAGAACTTAACGAGTTTGCCCCACAGCCCGGCGAATATGAGCAGATTGATGCCGAATATAAACGCCTGGCAAACAGTGGGCAGTTACTATCTACCGGGCAACAGGCGCTACAGCTGATTACTGACGGCGAAGATGCCAATATCCAGAGCCAGCTCTACGCTGCACGTCAGTTGCTGACGGAACTTGCCGGCATGGACGAAAAGCTCTCCAGCGTGTTGGACATGCTGGAAGAAGCGGCTATTCAACTCACCGAAGCCGGTGATGAACTGCGTCATTACTGCGATCGTCTGGACATGGACCCTAATCGCCTCTATGAGCTGGAACAGCGGCTTTCCCGCCAGATCAACCTGGCGCGTAAACATCGCATCGCCCCGGAAGCGCTGCCCGCGTTTCATCAGAGCCTGTTAGATGAGCAAGCCCTGCTCGACGGGCAGGCCGATTCGCTGGAAGCCCTGACGGAAGCCGTCGCCGTACATCATCAGCAGGCCATGGAAACAGCGCGCCGCCTTCATGAAGCGCGCCGCACCTATGCTGACGAACTGAGCCAGTTAATTACTGAAAGTATGCACTTACTTTCTATGCCGCATGGGCGTCTGAGCATTGACGTGGTATTTGAAGAAAATCATCTCACTGCCGACGGCGCTGACCGCATCGAATTCCGGGGTGACCACGAACCCTGGGCAGCCGTTACAGCCGTTAGCGAAAGTCGCGTCCGGCGGCGAGCTTTCCCGTATCGCTCTGGCGATTCAGGTGATCACCGCCCGTAAAATGGAAACCCCGGCGCTGATTTTCGATGAAGTGGACGTGGGCATCAGCGGCCCGACAGCAGCTATCGTAGGAAAAATGCTGCGCCAGCTGGGTGAATCCACTCAGGTCATGTGCGTCACGCACCTGCCTCAGGTTGCAGGCTGTGGTCATCACCACTTCTTTGTCAGCAAAGAAACTGACGGCGCTATGACCGAAACCCATATGCAGCCTCTCGATAAGCGAGCGCGTCTGCAGGAACTGGCGCGTTTGCTGGGCGGCAGTGAAGTGACCCGTAATACGCTGGCTAATGCCCGCGAGCTGTTAGCCGCCTGAGGTGATTATTTGATGGCGTGCAGGCCTGTCTGCACGCCATTGGTTAAAATGCCGCCAACCGCATCAGTTAAAATCCTTTATAACGACTTTTCGCCAACTTTTTTCCACTCTCACGGTCATACTGAAGCGCCTAAGGTTTTAAACTGGCTGAAGGTTTATTATTATCGGCAAATTATCCATGAGCCATGAACTGCTCGGGCCCGAAAAGGAATCACATGACTATGCGCTGTAAAACGCTGACTGCTGCCGCGGCGGCCCTTTTGATGCTGACCGCTGGTTGTTCCACTCTGGAGCGAGTGGTGTATCGCCCGGATATCAACCAGGGCAACTACCTGACCACGAACGACGTATCAAAAATTCGCGTCGGGATGACACAACAGCAGGTGGCGTATGCACTTGGCACCCCAATGATGAGCGATCCGTTCGGCACCAATACCTGGTTCTACGTGTTCCGTCAGCAGCCGGGACATGAAAATGTGACTCAGCAAACGCTGACCCTGACGTTTAACAGCAGCGGCGTGCTGACCAATATCGATAACAAGCCCGCTTTAACACAATAGTGAGCTGCAATAAAAAGGTGCCTGAAGGCACCTTTTTTTTATGGGAGATCACCATGTCTGTGCCAATGGATAAACAGCAACTTTTGGCAGCCATGACAAAAAACTGGGAAGCGTTACAAAAAAAACTGGCCCGCATTCCCCCGGAGCAGGCATTTACCCCGCTACTGGAAGGCCATGCAAAGAGCACGCAAATGAGCGTCGCCGATCTGGTGAGCTATCTTATCGGATGGGGTGAACAGGTACTGTACTGGCATCAGCAGGAGCGCGCGGGAGCAACGCCTGATTTCCCGGCAACCGGTTATCAGTGGAATGAGCTGGGCAAGCTGGCGCAAAAAATATTACGCCGATTACGCCCACATCACCTCATGGCCGGCACTTCTTGAGCGGCATACGCAGACACATCAAAAGCTGATCGCGCTGGTGGAAAGCTACAGTAATGAAGCGCTGTACAGCGTTCCCTGGTACAACACCTGGACGCGTGGACGGATGATCCAGTTTAATACCGCCTCTCCGTATAAAAATGCCGCCACAAGGCTGAACGGCATTCTGAAAACCCAACGCGTTACTTCTTAGCGGCTTTTTCGGCGCGTTGACGACGAAGCTCTTTCGGATCGGCAATCAGTGGCCGATAGATTTCCACCCGGTCACCGTCAGAGAGCGCGTCAGTGAGTTTTACCGGACGGCTGTAAACACCCACTTTATTTTTTGCCAGATCGATATCGGTACGCAGTGCCAGCAGGCCGGAAGCGGCGATCGCCTGCTCGACCGTCGCGCCCGCATCCAGTGTCACACGCCGCAGATATTGCTTCTCCGGCAACGCGTAAGCCACTTCCACCGTGATCTTAGCTGGCACTGTAAACCTCTTTCGCACGGGCGGTAAACGCCTGAACCATGCTGCCCGCCAGCTCTTTAAACACCCGGCCAAACGCCAGTTCAATCAGTTTGCTGGTAAATTCGAAATCCAGCTGGAATTCGATGCGGCACGCTTCCGGCGTTAGCGGTGTAAATTTTCCAACCGCCCATCAACCGTTTAAATGGCCCATCCACCAGATGCATCAAAATGCTCTGGTTGTTAACCAGGGTATTACGGGTGGTGAACGTTTTACTGATCCCGGCTTTCGACACTTCCACCGCAGCCGTCATTTGCGTAGCGGAGGACTCAAGCACCCGGCTGCCCACGCAGCCCGGTAAAAAATTCCGGATAAGATTTCACGTCATTTCACTAATTGGTACATCTGCTCAGCGCTGTAAGGTACCAGGGCAGTGCGGCTAATCTGAGGCATAGCGTTTCCTGTCGTTCTGCAACTTGCCAAGAATAGCATTTATCCAGGGTGAAACAAAAACTCTCCGGGCTAAGACGTGCTAATATAACGCCTTTCCGCCCCGCCAGATGGGGTGTCTTTTACGGTCGGATTACGTATACTGAGTGCCATTATGACGAAGAAAAAAGCACACAAACCGGGTTCTGCCACTATCGCGCTTAACAAACGCGCCCGTCACGAATATTTCATCGAAGACGAATTTGAAGCAGGCCTCGCCCTCCAGGGCTGGGAAGTAAAATCCTTACGCGCAGGTAAAGCCAATATTGGCGACAGCTATGTCATCTTTAAAGAGGGCGAAGCCTACCTGTTCGGCGCCAACTTTACGCCACTGAACGTCGCATCCAGCCATGTGGTTTGCGATCCGACGCGTACCCGTAAACTGCTGTTGAACCAGCGCGAACTTGATACGTTATATGGCCGCGTGAACCGCGACGGCTATACCGTTGTGGCGCTGTCGCTGTACTGGAAGAACGCCTGGTGTAAAGTCAAAATCGGCGTCGCCAAAGGTAAGAAACAGCATGATAAGCGTTCCGACGTAAAAGAGCGCGAATGGCAGGTTGATAAAGCCCGCATCATGAAAAACGCGGGCCGCTAATCTCCCCCACATCCCAACCCTGCGGTTGGGATTTTTATTACCGCTCTCTTAACGCTTCCTTCACTTTATTCAGCGGCTTGATTAAATAATCCATCACCGTTTTCTGCCCGGTTTTTGATCTCTACGCTCGCCACCATCCCCGGCAGGATCGGGAAGCGTTTACCGCTGCGATTTTCCAGTTCCGCATGTTCCGTACGCACATAAACCCGGTAGTAAAACTGATCGCGCTGGACTTCATCCTGAATGGTATCCGGCGAAACCACTTCCACATTACCGTTCAGATTGCCGTAAATGGATGAATCGTACGCCGTCACTTTGACGGTCGCGGGTAAGCCAGGCCGGATATAAGCGATATCGCGTGGATTAATCCGGGTCTCAATCAACAGTTTGTCTTCCAGCGGCACGATTTCCATTAATTTACCGCCCGGCTGAAGGACGCCGCCCACGGTCGTGACCTGAATATCTTTCACCACCCCGCGCACCGGTGAATACAGCGTGGCGCGATCCAGCTGATCGGCCTTGCCAGCCATCGCCTGGATCTGCGCATCCAGATCGGCGTCATTCTTGACCTGCTCCTCCCCTGGCGCGCACCGCATACTGGTTGCGCGCTTCGTCGATCTTGCCGCGTAGCTCAGCCACCTGACGCTGCAGGCGGATCACCTCCACCTGCCCCGCTGCCCCTTTTGCCACCAGCGGCTGGGTCATGCGAATTTCAGCATTAATCAGCTCCAGCGTTTTTTGCAGATTGGAGACCGTCTCATTGAGATTGCGACGCCGCG includes:
- the prsE_2 gene encoding type I secretion system protein, translating into MRCAPGEEQVKNDADLDAQIQAMAGKADQLDRATLYSPVRGVVKDIQVTTVGGVLQPGGKLMEIVPLEDKLLIETRINPRDIAYIRPGLPATVKVTAYDSSIYGNLNGNVEVVSPDTIQDEVQRDQFYYRVYVRTEHAELENRSGKRFPILPGMVASVEIKNRAENGDGLFNQAAE
- the ppnK gene encoding inorganic polyphosphate/ATP-NAD kinase, whose translation is MNKHFNCIGIVGHPRHPTALTTHEMLWRWLSEKGYEVIIEQQIAHELKLKGVKTGTLAEIGQQADLAVVVGGDGNMLGAARVLARYDIKVIGINRGNLGFLTDLDPDNAQQQLADVLEGHYIAEKRFLLETQVCQQDCQKRISTAINEVVLHPGKVAHMIEFEVYIDEKFAFSQRSDGLIISTPTGSTAYSLSAGGPILTPSLDAITLVPMFPHTLSARPLVINSSSTIRLRFSHISSDLEISCDSQIALPIQEGEDVFIRRCDYHLNLIHPKDYSYFNTLSSKLGWSKKLF
- the recN gene encoding DNA repair protein, producing MLAQLTISNFAIVRELEIDFHNGMTAITGETGAGKSIAIDALGLCLGGRAEADMVRAGASRADLCARFSLKDTPAAQRWLEENQLEEGSECLLRRVISSDGRSRGFINGTAVPLSQLRELGQVLIQIHGQHAHQLLLKPEHQRTLLDGYAGEYALTQQMAQHYRQWHQSCRDLAAHQQQSQERTARAELLQYQLKELNEFAPQPGEYEQIDAEYKRLANSGQLLSTGQQALQLITDGEDANIQSQLYAARQLLTELAGMDEKLSSVLDMLEEAAIQLTEAGDELRHYCDRLDMDPNRLYELEQRLSRQINLARKHRIAPEALPAFHQSLLDEQALLDGQADSLEALTEAVAVHHQQAMETARRLHEARRTYADELSQLITESMHLLSMPHGRLSIDVVFEENHLTADGADRIEFRGDHEPWAAVTAVSESRVRRRAFPYRSGDSGDHRP
- a CDS encoding Uncharacterized conserved protein — its product is MSVPMDKQQLLAAMTKNWEALQKKLARIPPEQAFTPLLEGHAKSTQMSVADLVSYLIGWGEQVLYWHQQERAGATPDFPATGYQWNELGKLAQKILRRLRPHHLMAGTS
- the smpA gene encoding putative outer membrane assembly lipoprotein gives rise to the protein MTMRCKTLTAAAAALLMLTAGCSTLERVVYRPDINQGNYLTTNDVSKIRVGMTQQQVAYALGTPMMSDPFGTNTWFYVFRQQPGHENVTQQTLTLTFNSSGVLTNIDNKPALTQ
- the yfjD gene encoding CBS/transporter associated domain protein, with the protein product MVVVSAYFSGSETGMMTLNRYRLRHLAKQGNRAARRVEKLLRKPDRLISLVLIGNNLVNILASAIATIVGMRLYGNAGVAIATGVLTFVVLVFAEVLPKTIAALYPEKVAFPSSVLLGPLQIVMLPLVWLLNSVTRILMRMVGIKVDNVVSAALSKDELRTIVNESRSQISRRHQDMLLSVLDLEKVSVNDIMVPRNEIVGIDINDDWKAIVRQLTHSPHGRIVLYRDSLDDAISMLRVREAYRLMTEKQEFTKEMLLRASDEIYYVPEGTPLSTQLVKFQRNKKKVGLVVDEYGDIQGLVTVEDILEEIVGDFTTSMSPTLAEEVMPQNDGSVIIEGGANIREINKAFNWRLPEEEARTVNGMLLEALEEIPANGTRVRIGQYDIDILDVQDNMIRQVRVVPIKPLRQSVEE
- the smpB gene encoding SsrA-binding protein, with the protein product MTKKKAHKPGSATIALNKRARHEYFIEDEFEAGLALQGWEVKSLRAGKANIGDSYVIFKEGEAYLFGANFTPLNVASSHVVCDPTRTRKLLLNQRELDTLYGRVNRDGYTVVALSLYWKNAWCKVKIGVAKGKKQHDKRSDVKEREWQVDKARIMKNAGR
- the yfjF gene encoding RnfH family protein; this translates as MPAKITVEVAYALPEKQYLRRVTLDAGATVEQAIAASGLLALRTDIDLAKNKVGVYSRPVKLTDALSDGDRVEIYRPLIADPKELRRQRAEKAAKK
- the grpE gene encoding heat shock protein — protein: MSSKEQKTPDGQAPDEVIMEQQEAAEVETAETTEQVDPRDEQIANLQAQLAEVQQRERDAVLRSKAEVDNMRRRTEQDVEKAHKFALEKFVNELLPVIDSLDRALEVADKANPEMTAMVEGIELTLKSMLDVVRKFGVEVVADTNVPLDPNVHQAIAMVESEDVAPGNVLMVMQKGYTLNGRTIRAAMVSVAKAKA